The following coding sequences lie in one Aspergillus luchuensis IFO 4308 DNA, chromosome 8, nearly complete sequence genomic window:
- a CDS encoding ZZ type zinc finger domain protein (COG:S;~EggNog:ENOG410QEAD;~InterPro:IPR032350,IPR043145,IPR013783,IPR000433;~PFAM:PF16158,PF00569;~go_function: GO:0008270 - zinc ion binding [Evidence IEA]), which yields MASPAPATAPVGPSSLITVKVLYNENTRRFKLPLRELGARTLPQNLRQLLGVPEDVNVIFERYSDSAGCYIQLDSENPAVYKQLYRAAKAKLKLRIKATTAEEPASQSQLAADLPEQQNASRYSYLETVLGAPLPESQVESVPASASLSASALPEVANGTIPAESRSAQWSAPETTEPQFRDFVLGQDSLDMPVVSHASPNGVFCIDCNHCGRSIPNEHYHCSICDDGDYDLCLQCVEAGVACLDDEHWLIKRLVKDGQVTNSTTETVQPRKAREEPEPEEEEEETFEESVPELVSETTPVPAVAAPELPESTQERICNDCLKGMSFSSTEGCHYLLTPTELDETKMVSCADCDDYDICITCLLRDTHGHHPAHTFKLLHDRQFCLKSLVQSRCKPGRHHHHAAICDGCEKRIIGVRHKCLTCPDWDYCSECHQEAAQNHPGHRFAPIYDAIAEPLQSYEVHYGIYCDGPLCRNRPCPSFITGTRYKCSVCHDTDFCAKCEVHPTNTHNRTHPMVMLKTPVHNVSVSTVHEDRGATCALGDRAQKSTSTQASVPVEPVQETPKPEAEPIQEPAPVEQPTPVAQQPPQVEQPTSADPASGYQAFFIRDTVPDDTTLPPNTAFEQTWTLFNPGPLSWPAGTDVRFVGGDSMFNVNTSHPLSMDAISAAMESNKLSEPLEPGHSADFTVTLRTPSRQGSAISYWRLKLPSGMPFGHRLWCDVRVRDDVPPPAVSAPEPEMEKTVEPQPEAQSEPAGSQMIFPKLAKESPETSTHEAATTAPSAPSVTNASEQDVFDDMESLTLGEDETDAGMLTDEEYDILDASDQEYLEAKSQR from the exons ATGGCTTCTCCTGCACCCGCAACGGCTCCCGTGGGCCCCAGTTCTCTCATCACCGTCAAAGTGCTCTACAATGAAAATACTCGACGCTTCAAGCTTCCTCTGCGAGAGCTCGGAGCTCGCACGCTTCCCCAGAAT CTCCGCCAGCTCCTTGGCGTTCCCGAAGATGTTAACGTCATCTTTGAACGTTATTCCGACAGCGCCGGCTGCTATATTCAGCTAGATAGCGAGAACCCCGCTGTCTACAAGCAGCTCTATCGCGCTGCCAAGGCTAAACTGAAGCTGCGGATCAAGGCCACAACGGCTGAGGAGCCCGCCTCCCAGTCGCAGCTGGCTGCAGACCTCCCCGAACAACAGAATGCGTCAAGGTACAGTTACCTCGAGACTGTCTTGGGTGCTCCTCTCCCTGAGTCTCAAGTTGAAAGTGTTCCTGCTAGTGCGTCCCTATCTGCCTCGGCTCTGCCCGAGGTCGCCAACGGCACCATCCCTGCTGAGTCTCGGTCCGCCCAGTGGTCGGCCCCTGAGACGACTGAGCCTCAGTTCCGTGACTTCGTCTTGGGTCAGGACAGCTTGGACATGCCAGTGGTGTCGCACGCATCGCCCAATGGGGTCTTCTGCATTGACTGCAACCACTGCGGCCGCTCCATTCCGAACGAGCACTATCATTGCAGCATCTGTGACGACGGCGACTACGACTTGTGTCTCCAGTGTGTCGAGGCCGGTGTGGCTTGTCTGGATGACGAACACTGGTTGATTAAACGTCTTGTCAAGGACGGCCAGGTCACCAACAGCACCACGGAAACGGTTCAGCCCCGCAAGGCTCGTGAGGAGCCTGAaccagaagaggaagaagaagagacctTCGAAGAGTCTGTGCCAGAGCTGGTGTCTGAGACTACTCCAGTccctgctgttgctgctcccGAACTTCCCGAGAGCACTCAGGAACGCATCTGCAATGATTGCCTGAAGGGTATGTCCTTTTCCTCGACAGAAGGTTGTCACTATTTACTAACTCCAACAGAACTCGATGAAACCAAGATGGTTTCCTGCGCTGACTGCGATGACTATGACATTTGCATCACTTGTCTCCTCAGAGACACACACGGCCATCACCCCGCCCACACCTTCAAGCTGCTTCATGATCGTCAGTTCTGCCTGAAGAGTCTGGTGCAATCTCGTTGCAAACCTGgacgtcaccaccaccacgcagCTATCTGCGACGGATGTGAAAAG CGTATTATTGGCGTCCGGCACAAGTGCCTGACCTGCCCAGATTGGGACTACTGCTCGGAGTGTCACCAGGAGGCAGCCCAAAACCACCCGGGTCATCGGTTTGCGCCGATTTATGACGCAATCGCCGAGCCCCTGCAAAGCTATGAGGTGCATTACGGCATCTACTGCGACGGCCCTCTGTGCAGGAACAGGCCATGCCCTAGCTTCATCACAGGCACTCGCTACAAGTGCTCTGTGTGTCACGACACGGACTTCTGCGCCAAGTGTGAGGTGCACCCGACCAACACTCACAACCGCACTCACCCCATGGTCATGCTGAAGACACCTGTGCACAACGTCTCTGTTAGCACTGTCCACGAAGACCGTGGAGCCACTTGCGCCCTGGGCGACCGTGCCCAGAAATCCACTTCCACCCAAGCCAGCGTCCCGGTCGAGCCGGTCCAGGAAACACCCAAGCCGGAAGCAGAGCCTATCCAAGAGCCTGCCCCGGTGGAACAGCCGACTCCCGTTGCACAGCAGCCACCCCAGGTCGAACAGCCGACATCAGCTGACCCGGCCTCGGGCTATcaagccttcttcatccgggACACTGTGCCGGATGACACCACGCTGCCGCCCAACACCGCCTTTGAGCAGACCTGGACCCTCTTCAACCCCGGCCCATTGAGCTGGCCTGCCGGCACGGATGTGCGGTTCGTCGGAGGCGATTCGATGTTCAACGTAAATACCAGCCACCCATTGAGCATGGATGCCATTTCGGCTGCCATGGAGAGCAACAAGCTCTCGGAGCCGCTTGAGCCAGGTCACAGTGCGGACTTTACCGTGACACTCAGGACCCCGAGCCGCCAGGGCAGTGCCATCTCGTACTGGCGGCTGAAGCTGCCCAGCGGCATGCCTTTTGGTCACCGGCTGTGGTGTGACGTGCGCGTGCGCGATGATGTTCCGCCGCCCGCTGTGAGTGCACCGGAaccggagatggagaagaccgtCGAGCCTCAGCCGGAGGCCCAGTCGGAGCCTGCAGGAAGCCAGATGATCTTCCCCAAGCTGGCCAAGGAGTCTCCGGAGACCAGCACACACGAGGCGGCCACGACGGCCCCCAGCGCCCCGTCGGTGACGAATGCTTCGGAGCAAGATGTGTTTGATGACATGGAGAGTCTGACACTGGGCGAGGACGAGACAGATGCGGGTATGCTGACGGACGAGGAGTACGACATCTTGGACGCCAGTGACCAGGAATATCTGGAGGCCAAGTCTCAGCGCTAA
- a CDS encoding serum paraoxonase/arylesterase family protein (COG:S;~EggNog:ENOG410PK05;~InterPro:IPR011042), with translation MKNYINLAIIAVLFASLYGPVTRQLKVLGAFRSASETSSSQSNPVHPIADTIQCEDLHYHHPSGQLFTACEDSIVSRFRWFPPLVNFEGPADTTGSIHVIDPQTLKSTRLTFENFSGPFITHGIDVTEDPERADAVYIFAVNHLANPDYHPGLKDIPKARSQVELFHHVLHSGTVRHVRSIRHPLVATPNDIYAESPYSFYVTNDHRYRDGALRTVENILPAAKWSTVIHVQVDSLAAVPADTERKASVAFEHIWNPNGLGHGSSREEVLLTSAGGGYMWRMRPQDDHTLSVVDEFAFDSTIDNPTYYQDPYATATDDASGYVQAGLLRGVDLDKTRTDPKGKDGAMVWYTRRKAGTSPAEWETRLLFEDDGSRIRSASAAVLVPLPDEQQQQQQKKARLFVTGFISEGMVAVDVTL, from the exons ATGAAAAACTACATCAACCTGGCGATTATCGCCGTCCTGTTCGCCTCGCTGTATGGACCAGTGACCCGCCAGCTTAAAGTGCTGGGGGCATTCCGCTCAGCCAGCGAGACAAGCAGCTCCCAGAGTAACCCTGTCCACCCAATTGCTGATACCATCCAATGCGAGGACCTGCATTACCACCATCCGTCTGGTCAGCTCTTTACGGCCTGCGAGGACTCGATTGTGTCCCGGTTCCGCTGGTTTCCACCCTTGGTCAACTTTGAAGGCCCTGCAGACACGACGGGGTCTATTCATGTGATTGACCCCCAG ACACTGAAATCGACCCGTCTCACATTCGAGAACTTTTCCGGCCCCTTCATCACCCACGGCATCGACGTTACTGAGGATCCGGAGCGCGCAGACGCCGTCTACATCTTCGCCGTGAACCACCTAGCCAACCCGGACTATCACCCCGGCCTCAAGGACATCCCCAAGGCCCGCTCGCAGGTCGAGCTCTTCCACCATGTCCTGCACTCCGGCACCGTCCGGCATGTCCGCTCAATCCGTCATCCGCTCGTAGCCACCCCCAACGACATCTACGCCGAAAGTCCTTATTCATTTTACGTCACGAACGACCACCGCTACCGCGACGGGGCTCTCCGCACGGTCGAGAACATCCTCCCCGCCGCCAAATGGTCCACTGTCATCCACGTCCAAGTCGACAGTCTCGCCGCGGTCCCGGCTGACACGGAACGCAAGGCAAGCGTGGCCTTCGAGCACATCTGGAACCCCAACGGTCTCGGACATGGCTCGTCGCGCGAGGAAGTGCTTCTCACCAGCGCCGGGGGCGGCTACATGTGGCGTATGCGGCCGCAGGATGACCACACGCTGTCGGTTGTGGATGAGTTCGCCTTTGACAGCACCATTGACAATCCCACTTACTACCAGGACCCGTACGCAACGGCCACAGACGATGCCAGCGGATATGTCCAGGCTGGACTACTTCGCGGCGTGGACCTGGACAAGACGCGCACTGATCCTAAAGGCAAGGACGGCGCGATGGTGTGGTATACGCGGCGCAAGGCTGGTACTTCGCCCGCGGAATGGGAGACCCGGCTGCTtttcgaggatgatggatcacGCATCCGGAGTGCCAGCGCGGCGGTGCTGGTTCCGTTGCCagatgagcagcagcagcagcagcagaagaaggcgagatTGTTCGTGACGGGATTCATTTCAGAGGGTATGGTTGCGGTGGATGTGACCCTGTAA
- a CDS encoding uncharacterized protein (COG:S;~EggNog:ENOG410PRP5;~TransMembrane:1 (i197-221o)) — protein MPSALHPPRALLNCPHPQLTTTIASRLIHHNYTLLSTRSYASHSKSNTNTKSHTRPPSAAQPTTTTPTTPSTSTSTTILTTLNPPPSTRPATLALPPTPSPNTSLPPSSKLKRYITIGRAYLTFYKTGLKNVYHNYRAATPLRRTLNLSPYIPSSIPPPATQNATSTPFYKTLQTNDLHRSHFQLLRRSAHDIRRMIPFSLILIICGELTPLAVLALGNAITPLTCRIPRQLEKEREKRARAKREALVVGTGSVTPPEVGSVEEMGVLKRMVDRSWIEDAGPGEVMRACAVLGLARSYERPGWLVGVVYRGRLRRYAEYLACDDELIRRGGGVAGMEAEEVRIAVEERGGVGVGVGGVREGWEAEREERRWLERWIAGN, from the coding sequence ATGCCATCCGCGCTGCACCCCCCACGGGCTCTCCTCAATTGCCCGCATCCCCAACTCACCACGACCATCGCATCtcgcctcatccaccacaactACACCCTCCTCTCAACACGCTCCTACGCCTCACACTCCAaatccaacaccaacaccaaatCCCACACACGCCCTCCATCCGCCGcacaacccaccaccaccaccccaactacaccatcaacatcaacctccacaacaatcctcaccaccctaAACCCACCCCCGAGCACCCGACCCGCCACACTCGccctcccacccaccccctccccaaacacctctctccccccatcctccaAACTAAAACGCTACATCACCATCGGCCGCGCATACCTCACCTTCTACAAAACGGGCCTGAAAAACGTCTACCACAACTACCGCGCCGCGACCCCCCTCCGACGGACCTTGAATCTATCACCCTATATCCCGAGCTcgataccaccaccagctaCCCAGAATGCCACCAGTACTCCATTCTACAAGACCTTACAAACGAACGACCTCCACCGCTCACACTTtcaactcctccgccgctCCGCGCACGACATCCGCCGCATGATCCCCTTCTCGCTCATCCTGATTATCTGCGGAGAACTCACGCCCCTGGCTGTGCTTGCTCTGGGGAATGCTATCACGCCCCTGACGTGTCGGATTCCGCGACagctggagaaagagagggagaagagggcgcGGGCGAAGCGGGAGGCGTTGGTTGTTGGGACGGGGTCGGTGACGCCGCCGGAGGTTGGGTCtgtggaggagatgggggtGTTGAAGCGGATGGTGGATAGGAGTTGGATTGAGGACGCGGGGCCGGGGGAGGTGATGCGGGCTTGTGCGGTGTTGGGGTTGGCGAGGTCGTATGAGAGACCCGGGTGGTTGGTCGGGGTGGTGTATCGGGGGAGGTTGAGACGGTATGCGGAGTATTTGGCctgtgatgatgagttgATTCGGAGGGGTGGGGGCGTGGCTGGtatggaggcggaggaggtgcgcattgcggtggaggagaggggaggggtgggggttggtgttgggggagtgagggagggttgggaggccgagagggaggagaggaggtggttggAGAGGTGGATTGCTGGGAATTAG
- a CDS encoding uncharacterized protein (COG:K;~EggNog:ENOG410PSDI), producing MLEQQQTWLVNGLQEMYRRALEGEGWPGEPLKCEPNGHPLTHDLLTRLGALDQTKGERFEENTEAMQQDLWRQNSGHMQRQESSDGSSESAQSPIMPSRFSDPFARQLSSTQSSFSTPSQTQGPTIKSEPQMAPTNPAFVAPMTMQGVVNPLALQTPQQWPNNNFGAFDDMDLIGASDYTNLSFDDQVPSPMFNRQLPMSCMLSSSSYMDTKGDYEDINQFLNANAPEIAST from the coding sequence ATGCTTGAACAGCAACAAACGTGGCTCGTCAATGGCCTGCAAGAAATGTACCGTCGCGCCTTGGAGGGTGAAGGCTGGCCGGGAGAGCCCTTGAAATGCGAGCCCAACGGCCATCCTCTAACACACGATCTGCTTACGCGACTTGGCGCCTTGGACCAGACCAAGGGTGAGCGCTTCGAAGAGAACACTGAGGCTATGCAGCAAGATCTCTGGAGGCAGAATTCCGGACACATGCAACGCCAGGAGTCATCCGACGGTAGCTCAGAAAGTGCGCAGTCGCCTATCATGCCCTCCCGCTTCTCAGACCCGTTTGCTCGTCAGCTCTCGAGTACGCAATCCAGCTTTAGCACACCGTCCCAAACGCAAGGCCCCACTATCAAATCAGAGCCTCAAATGGCACCGACAAATCCCGCCTTCGTTGCCCCCATGACCATGCAAGGCGTCGTGAATCCCCTCGCCCTCCAGACCCCGCAACAGTGGCCCAACAATAACTTTGGCGCTTTCGACGACATGGATCTAATAGGCGCATCCGATTATACGAATCTGTCCTTTGACGATCAGGTTCCCTCGCCGATGTTCAACCGTCAATTACCGATGAGCTGCAtgctttcctcttcgtcgtatATGGACACCAAAGGCGACTATGAAGACATCAATCAGTTCTTGAATGCCAATGCGCCCGAGATCGCATCGACCTGA
- a CDS encoding putative isochorismatase family hydrolase (COG:Q;~EggNog:ENOG410PQ1X;~InterPro:IPR000868,IPR036380;~PFAM:PF00857): MSQLIFTHPTALLLIDNQNGFTHPTHWGPARSNPNYEANIQSLLTTFRNTLTTPSSPPSPQKRQHHHEIIHIFHSSTTSTSPLHPTYTTPTGEPGIDPLPICNPLPTEKQIWKHVNSSFIGTELEGYLREKGIRQLIVAGLTTDHCVSTTVRMAANLGVVDRVKSSEKEGGEEEVVVGKGRIILVSDATATFAKGGWDAETVHQVSVASLDGEFAEVRGVREVVRALEEYSASR, encoded by the coding sequence atgtcccAACTAATATTCACCCACCCCACCGCCCTCCTCCTAATCGACAACCAAAACGgcttcacccacccaacccacTGGGGCCCAGCCCGCTCTAATCCCAACTACGAAGCCAAcatccaatccctcctcaccaccttTCGcaacaccctcaccaccccatcatctccaccatcacctcaaAAAAGACAACATCACCACGAAATAATCCacatcttccactcctccacaACGTCCACTTCCCCCCTACACCCAACCTACACCACTCCCACAGGAGAGCCAGGCATCGACCCCCTCCCGATCTGCAACCCACTTCCCACCGAGAAACAGATCTGGAAACATGTCAATTCCTCATTCATTGGCACCGAACTGGAAGGATATCTCCGCGAGAAGGGGATACGGCAGTTGATTGTGGCCGGGTTGACGACAGATCATTGTGTGTCGACGACGGTGCGGATGGCGGCGaatttgggggtggtggatagGGTTAAATCAtcagagaaggagggaggggaggaggaggtggtggtgggtaaAGGACGGATTATTCTTGTTAGTGATGCCACTGCTACATTTGCCAaggggggatgggatgcCGAGACGGTGCATCAGGTGTCGGTTGCGAGTTTGGATGGGGAGTTTGCGGAGGTGAgaggggtgagggaggtggtgagaGCGTTGGAGGAGTATTCTGCTTcgagatag
- the lreA gene encoding GATA transcription factor LreA (COG:K;~EggNog:ENOG410PJCC;~InterPro:IPR000679,IPR035965,IPR013088,IPR013655, IPR000014;~PFAM:PF13426,PF08447,PF00320;~go_function: GO:0005515 - protein binding [Evidence IEA];~go_function: GO:0008270 - zinc ion binding [Evidence IEA];~go_function: GO:0043565 - sequence-specific DNA binding [Evidence IEA];~go_process: GO:0006355 - regulation of transcription, DNA-templated [Evidence IEA]) — MEGFDDAFYQAHYSIPDPQLGPAASSSYSNAAPHPASLMSYNSTPGHFPPGSFAYPAQPSDLLAAGLPAAFASHPDNSFFQSPVPHAHHHAHASSHTPSFPGHVPHAMHPYHPLSAAAQSMPMSLDQGTTFPYDPAVFGASIGPLDPSLEQHSAPQQQHPHLPSQTVHLDPGAAYAVAQIQESATNTYWNQQTTQDVTAQAQAAGPVRGSAGDFSRARGPSQDHHQPLPQSQPSDFQSYTQPANPAVPHRFIQPKRSSPVKASFPPEAKVEAGSDSPYASIYSSSGFDIMGVLAQVVSRPNPKINIGAVDLSCAFVLCDITLEDHPIVYVSEAFERLTGYTNQEIVGQNCRFLQGPDGVVQRGMQRKFVDENTAYRLRSTIEERTEIQASIINYRKGGQPFVNLITMLPIRWGGSDYRFYVGFQVDLVETPDAVTRRNPNGTYMINYQRSQLPSYVVPPEVYRSNPDLATFFTPDQVSTVLESLRGTGPSYRHYLDRVLVENMDDIIHVLSFEGEFLYLSPSCRKVLEYEPAELVGKGLSAVCHPSDIGSVIRDLRARITTEPVSVVYRIRKKYSGYIWFESHGSWHITDRGRQFMVLGGRARAVYNLDQVATIGRGGLAENDIWAKLSMSGIVLFISSKARPVLGRVADDVIGKSIQDLTGADTRAQVMEALDTARSGQQVSFLHKVRHKKGHMLPVQTTLIPGDSKEGERPSFLVAQLRFHRPLPNGSPDDTSSSATDTGGDAVGQTGSSSRLPSGNQELIPLRERSLFSELAPTRGSSWQFELRELEKQNRTLSDEVQRLLTRRKKRKRKQSTIIVEKSCAMCRTKSTPEWRRGPSGNRDLCNSCGLRWAKQVRNAAQGQTTAARGKRA; from the exons ATGGAAGGCTTCGACGATGCCTTCTATCAGGCACACTATTCCATCCCGGATCCCCAACTGGGCCCCGCCGCATCCTCTTCTTACTCCAATGCTGCCCCCCATCCGGCTTCTTTGATGTCTTACAATTCCACTCCCGGCCATTTCCCTCCCGGTTCCTTTGCCTATCCCGCCCAGCCCTCCGATCTGCTGGCTGCTGGCCTGCCCGCGGCTTTTGCATCGCATCCCGATaactctttctttcaatctcCGGTTCCTCatgctcatcatcatgctcATGCTTCTTCCCACACGCCCAGTTTCCCGGGGCATGTTCCCCACGCCATGCATCCCTACCATCCCCTGTCGGCCGCCGCGCAGTCCATGCCAATGAGCTTGGACCAAGGAACTACCTTTCCTTACGATCCGGCCGTCTTTGGCGCTTCCATTGGACCGCTAGATCCCAGTCTAGAGCAGCATTCagcgccgcagcagcagcatcctcaCTTACCTTCCCAGACCGTCCATCTGGATCCTGGCGCAGCGTACGCGGTCGCTCAGATCCAGGAGTCCGCGACAAATACCTACTGGAATCAACAGACGACTCAAGATGTCACCGCCCAGGCACAGGCTGCAGGCCCGGTCCGGGGATCAGCGGGGGACTTCTCCCGCGCAAGAGGGCCGTCccaggatcatcatcaaccgctACCTCAAAGTCAGCCCTCGGACTTTCAGTCCTATACCCAACCGGCCAATCCAGCCGTTCCTCATCGCTTCATCCAGCCGAAGAGGTCATCCCCAGTGAAGG CCTCTTTTCCACCCGAAGCCAAAGTGGAAGCTGGAAGCGACTCTCCATATGCTAGTATCTACTCGTCAAGTGGCTTCGATATCATGGGGGTTTTG GCCCAAGTGGTGTCCCGACCGAACCCTAAGATCAATATCGGGGCAGTTGACTTGTCGTGCGCATTTGTCCTCTGTGATATCACGTTGGAGGACCATCCAATCGTCTACGTCTCGGAGGCATTCGAGCGGCTCACAGGCTACACCAACCAGGAGATTGTCGGGCAGAACTGTCGGTTCCTCCAAGGGCCGGACGGGGTCGTTCAGCGGGGCATGCAGCGCAAGTTCGTCGACGAGAACACGGCCTATCGCCTGCGCTCGACGATAGAGGAGCGGACGGAGATCCAGGCAAGCATCATCAACTACCGCAAGGGCGGCCAGCCCTTTGTGAATCTCATCACGATGCTTCCGATCCGATGGGGCGGCAGCGACTACCGGTTCTACGTTGGGTTTCAGGTGGATCTGGTCGAGACGCCCGATGCAGTGACGCGACGCAATCCGA ATGGAACCTACATGATCAACTACCAGCGCAGTCAGTTACCGAGCTATGTGGTCCCGCCTGAAGTTTACCGCTCCAACCCAGATCTAGCGACTTTCTTTACCCCTGATCAGGTGTCTACAGTGTTGGAGAGCTTGCGCGGCACCGGCCCGTCGTACCGGCATTACCTGGACCGAGTGCTGGTGGAGAACATGGACGACATCATCCACGTTCTATCCTTTGAGGGGGAGTTTCTCTATCTGTCACCCTCGTGCCGGAAGGTGCTGGAGTATGAGCCAGCGGAATTGGTCGGAAAGGGCCTATCAGCAGTGTGCCACCCCAGCGATATTGGTTCGGTCATTCGCGATCTCCGAGCGCGCATCACCACCGAGCCGGTCAGCGTGGTGTATCGCATCCGGAAGAAGTACAGCGGGTATATCTGGTTTGAGAGCCATGGGTCATGGCATATTACCGATCGGGGGCGACAGTTCATGGTGCTTGGAGGGCGAGCGCGTGCGGTGTACAATCTTGACCAGGTTGCTACGATTGGCCGGGGCGGGTTGGCGGAGAATGACATTTGGGCCAAGCTTTCGATGTCTGGGATTGTCCTTTTCATCTCTTCAAAAGCTCGGCCGGTTCTAGGTCGTGTGGCGGACGATGTCATTGGAAAGAGCATTCAAGATCTCACGGGAGCAGATACCCGGGCCCAGGTCATGGAGGCGCTGGACACGGCACGTTCGGGACAACAGGTCTCATTTCTCCACAAGGTCCGCCACAAGAAGGGGCATATGCTGCCCGTGCAGACGACGTTAATACCGGGAGACAGCAAAGAAGGGGAGCGACCTTCTTTCCTGGTCGCTCAGTTACGTTTCCACCGGCCTCTGCCGAACGGCAGCCCGGACGACACAAGCTCCAGCGCCACGGACACAGGGGGAGACGCTGTTGGACAGACAGGGTCAAGCAGCCGGTTACCCTCCGGTAATCAGGAATTGATCCCACTACGCGAGCGCAGCCTCTTCTCCGAGCTAGCACCGACCAGGGGGTCCAGTTGGCAATTCGAGCTACGAGAACTGGAAAAGCAGAACCGCACATTATCGGACGAGGTACAACGACTCCTCACACGACGGAAAAAGCGCAAGCGCAAACAGAGCACAATCATAGTGGAGAAGAGCTGCGCGATGTGTCGAACGAAGAGCACGCCAGAATGGCGACGCGGACCCAGCGGCAATCGCGACCTCTGCAACAGTTGTGGCTTACGATGGGCAAAGCAGGTCCGCAATGCTGCACAGGGACAGACTACGGCAGCCCGAGGGAAACGGGCGTGA
- a CDS encoding putative RAS small monomeric GTPase (COG:S;~EggNog:ENOG410PGA4;~InterPro:IPR001806,IPR027417,IPR005225;~PFAM:PF00071,PF08477;~go_function: GO:0003924 - GTPase activity [Evidence IEA];~go_function: GO:0005525 - GTP binding [Evidence IEA]), whose translation MADATDKISITICGDGGCGKSSITLRLVRSQWIHEYDPTIEDSYSVTRVVDGVPYFLSITDTAGQEEYRGLWAASNLRSDAFLLVYDITNKSSLGALDYFMDMIEIETEQRLEDNDRLRKELGASAEGLDVGMPPPVKIVAGNKCDLKDNRVISSREGLEYARKHGCGFMETSAREMVNIEETFALLVRRVVEARRLHYQKGPPTSQTAQRGEPSTAAKTPADTVVSKEGKGESQKRTQKRQSGLRGLFGGKRARQDPGEKGHLQPEASGSGQNKPSKPAKASIWKRMSCC comes from the exons atggccgacgccACCGACAAGATCTCTATCACCATCTGCGGCGATGGTGGATGCG GAaaatcatccatcaccttGCGCCTGGTGCGGAGTCAGTGGATTCATGA ATACGACCCTACAATCG AGGATTCATACTCGGTTACGCGCGTGGTCGATGGCGTGCCATACTTCCTATCCATCACCGACACGGCCGGCCAGGAAGAGTATCGCGGCTTATGGGCGGCTTCCAACCTGAGATCCGACGCCTTTCTTCTGGTGTACGACATCACCAACAAATCGAGCTTAGGCGCTTTGGACTACTTCATGGACATGATTGAGATCGAAACCGAACAACGCCTTGAGGACAATGATCGGTTGCGCAAGGAGTTGGGGGCCAGTGCAGAGGGCCTCGATGTGGGCATGCCACCCCCGGTCAAGATCGTCGCGGGGAACAAGTGCGATCTCAAAGACAACAGAGTCATTAGTTCCCGGGAAGGCCTGGAGTATGCCCGAAAACACGGTTGCGGTTTCATGGAGACCAGCGCCAGGGAGATGGTCAACATCGAGGAAACCTTTGCCC TCCTTGTCCGTCGGGTCGTCGAGGCCCGTCGACTACACTACCAGAAGGGTCCTCCGACCAGTCAAACCGCTCAAAGGGGCGAGCCTTCGACGGCTGCAAAAACCCCTGCTGACACGGTTGTTAGCAAGGAAGGCAAGGGAGAATCGCAGAAGCGCACACAGAAACGACAGAGTGGTCTTCGTGGGCTCTTTGGAGGTAAACGTGCACGTCAGGATCCAGGCGAGAAGGGCCATCTTCAACCAGAGGCATCGGGATCGGGGCAGAACAAGCCATCCAAGCCTGCAAAGGCGAGCATATGGAAGCGCATGAGTTGTTGTTAG